One uncultured Draconibacterium sp. genomic window, TAAGTCTTTAAATTTTTCCTCTCTAATATTATGTGCTTCACAATAAAGTTTTCTTTTGAATTGCCAAATCAATGTACTTGCAGTTGGTATATTTGCTTGTACAGATGCACCCGCTCCAAGGAGAAAATTAATAGAACCGTTTGGTCTCACTCCAAAACTTCTTAAAAAATCTTTTTTATCTATTGTTCTCATTGTATGTTTGTCTGTCTTTTTTCAGCATTGCCCATAACTAGTATATCATATACCTTTCTTGTACATTAAAACAATTCTGGGGTGGCTTTCCTACGCTTCATATCTTATTCTGTGTCACCGGGTAAAGATGTTTTGTAAACATAACAATAATGAGGGAGTAATAAAAACACCGGCGAACAAAAGTTAATAACTTATTGAACATCCAGTCTCGAGGTGCGAGTCTTCTTTTAGCCTCAAGCCTCAAGCCTCAAGCTTTAAGCTTCGTGCTTTCAGTGTCGGGTTACGAGTTACGAGTCTCGAGTTTCTTTTCTACTTTTTCCTTTCGCCTTTACACTTTTTCCATGCGATTACTTTTGCCTTTTTCCATTGCTCTTCTTACTACTGCCTTCTGCCTTCTAACTTTTGCCTTCTGCCTTTCCTCTTTTTTCACTACTTTTAAACACACAAAAAACAGAAGGCCGGGTGTAGCTTTCTGGCATTGTTAAAAACACCCGGTATTCGCAACTAAACAACTAAAAATGACACAACTAAAACGATCGCTTTTTCTGGTCTTACTATTTTTGGCCGGAATTTCAAATGCACAAAACACCTCTAAAATAATTGCAAAAGGAGCCGAAGTGCAACAGGCCGGAACCGATTTTGCTTTCACAGAAGGGCCTGCCGTAGCTGCTGACGGGCGGGTGTATTTTACCGACCAGCCCAACGACCGCATTTATGTGTGGGACGAAAACAGCGGGATTACGCTCTGGCTGGAAGGAACCGGAAGATCGAATGGCATGTATTTTAACAACAAAGAACAGCTGGTTACCTGTGCCGACGAAAAAAACCAACTGGCTTATTTCGACGCAAATAAAAAACTACAGGTCATTCACGAAGGCTACAAGGGCAAACACCTGAATGCACCCAACGATCTCTGGATTACACCTGACGATGGAATTTATTTTACCGATCCCTACTATCACCGCGATTGGTGGGCCGCAGGACACAAGGAAATTCAGGATACACGCGGTGTTTATTTTGTGCCGGCCGGTGGC contains:
- a CDS encoding SMP-30/gluconolactonase/LRE family protein; translation: MTQLKRSLFLVLLFLAGISNAQNTSKIIAKGAEVQQAGTDFAFTEGPAVAADGRVYFTDQPNDRIYVWDENSGITLWLEGTGRSNGMYFNNKEQLVTCADEKNQLAYFDANKKLQVIHEGYKGKHLNAPNDLWITPDDGIYFTDPYYHRDWWAAGHKEIQDTRGVYFVPAGGGITRVVDDFKTPNGLIGTPDGKTLYVADIEADTTWQYTIQADGTLAGKTFFAPHGSDGMTIDNKGNVYLTSGKVWVYSAKGKLLEEIEFPEQPANVCLGGAKRNILFVTARTGIYTLEMNVKGVD